AGGTCGATCGCGGGCTAAGTAGAGCTGGTTCCGGCTTAACCCAACAGGCTTCGGAGAAAGGCGCTCCATCGGCTCGCGAGATCGTACCCGTACACCCAGTAATAGAACGTGGTACCGACGAGCGCGTGCGACACCGCGAGGGGCCAGAGCCGGCGGTCGCGAAGGTACAACCAACTCCAGAGGGTTCCGCCCAGGGCCGCCAAGAGCATGATCTCGAGGTCGGTGGCGTGAACCAGACCGAAGATCAGCCCATTGAGCGAGGACTGCGCGAGCGGATGGAGTGAGGGACAGAGCGCCCGCACCCGGCCGAGCAGGTAGAACTGAAAAAGAATTTGTTGGATCAAGGCCCAGGGCAAATACAGCAGGACGGCGGTGGGGATGTAGGGGTGGAGGATCCTGGCCTTCACGCCGGGCCAATCGGCTCCCTGATAGCCGATCACGGCTCCGACCGCGAACCAGACGAGCATCACGATCACCGTCATTGTCATCGTGACGGCGACCCCCCGCCAGCGGCTTGCGTGGCCGACTTCGGCCGCTGGCGAGCCCCAACATTGCCCCTTGCGGTTGTTGGCGCCGAGGAGGACGAGACCGACGGCAAAGAGGGCGAGGCCGAGATCCACGACGATGGGCCGTCGTGGAAACAGCGCCAGGAAGCAACCCGCCAGGATCCCCAACACCAATAACTCAACCGCCGCTCTGCGCTGTCGAGGCGTCTGGCAAATGGCCTCGTCGGCCCTGGCTGAGAATATAGCCATGGAGACATCCGCCGCCCGCTTCATCATAGCAAACCGAGCCAAGCGGAACGCAACGGCGTCAACGACTGGCTGAGGCCGGAGCCAAAGGGCAAGGCACGAGCGGTTACTCGGATCGGTTCTGAGCGACCGGATGGTCTTCGAACCGTTTGGGCGGATGATTCTGGAAGGCCACGTTGAAGACGGCGACGTTGAGATGTTGGAACTCCAGCCGTTTCTCTCGTGCCGGAAACGCGCGGTCTCCAATCGCGAGGAGCTGCTGCTTGTTGAGGACCAGATCCCGCTTGTCATACACGGACCATTCATATTCCCGCGTCATCCCGAGGGCATCGACCGGGCAGGCGGTCACGCAGAGCCCGCAAAACAGACATCGGGTCATATCCATGGTATAGGCCTTGGCATAGCGCTTGGTCGGCTCTCCCGGGACCTCGGCGCTTGTCACGGTGATCACGCGTGATGGACAGGCTGCCTCGCACAGATCGCAGCCCACGCATTTCTCCGTCCCATCGTCGTACCGCAGCAGCGCGAGCATGCCGCGAAAGCTCTCGGGCAGGAGGGGCTTTTCATGAGGATATTGAACCGTGAAGGGCTTATAAAAAAGCAGATGTCTCAGCGTGGTAGCCATGCTCATCACGATTTCGTAGAGCAGCAGTCGCCTGGCCCACGCTCTGAGCCGATCCCATCGCGTTGACATCGTCAGGCCTCGTGTCATGACGCCTCGTAGTGGTTCGTCCCGGAAGTTCGTTCTCTTGATCTGCCAGAGCATTCCCCCTTCGACGGAAGCACTCTCCTCTCATGCTATGGCTTGCCGGTGGCGGTCCGTCACTGGAGGTTCCCCTAGCCCGCATTATTCACGATGATTTCTACTGCAACCGCCGTTCGACCCGTTGCTGGTAAAGAGCAACAGGTACCCCGGCTGCGACAAGGCTGGCCGTGCCCGAAGGGCCGCCAGCCGGGCGGGCTCGCCGCTCGCTCCCTCGACATACTGTCGCAAGTATGCCTCGGGCTCTCGTGGCTCCGCGCGAGGGTACCCATTGCTCTTCTCCGTGCAATGGGTCCAACGCGTGGCATCTCCGCGGTTTCGTCACGAATTCTCATGAATCATGCGGGCTAGCCCACATGATTCATGAGGGCTTCTACTGCAACCGCCGATAAGCCTTGCGCCGGTGGACCGTGCAAGCTCGCGCGAACGAGGAATGGCTGCCCAATCGAACTCACTGGGTGTAGACTGTCAGGGCTGGATGACCGGCCGGGCGGTCGAGCTGATCCACCGAGGCAGAAACGACCGGACAAGATGGGCACCATGCGCTACCGATCCCATCTGGCGGAACTCAAGACGACGCTGTCGGCCCATCAGCTTGAAGTGCTGAATAGCGAGATGGTCCGGCTCCACAAGTCCGCACTGACAGCCTATGCCCTATGGTTGGTGCTCAGTTGGTTCGGCGTGCATCACTTCTATTTGGAACGGCCCTGGAAGGCAATCGCCTATATTCTGGCCTTCACGGTGGGAGCGGCCGGGTTGGTCCTGGGGTTTCTGCTCTCATGGGTCATGGACGAGACCTGGAGCCTGGCGTTCCGCGGTGCGGCGGTCGGCGGCGGCTTGGTTCTGGCCGGTTGGTGGTTCGTCGATCTCGTCACGCTCCATAAGCAGGTGGAGCGCTACAACGAAGAGATGGAAGCGCAGGTCATCGAGGCGCTTCGCGAGCCCGGCGGTCCGCCTCGCCCCGAGCAGCGAAGCAGGCCGTGGCCGTTGTATCTGAACAACTAATCTCAATCCGAGAAGAATCATGGTTCGGCGATCCATTTGCTCCTCTCATCCGAAATTCTTCTCGGAAGACAGCGAACCACGTCGGCATGGGCGCTC
The DNA window shown above is from Nitrospira tepida and carries:
- a CDS encoding CPBP family intramembrane glutamic endopeptidase; the protein is MAIFSARADEAICQTPRQRRAAVELLVLGILAGCFLALFPRRPIVVDLGLALFAVGLVLLGANNRKGQCWGSPAAEVGHASRWRGVAVTMTMTVIVMLVWFAVGAVIGYQGADWPGVKARILHPYIPTAVLLYLPWALIQQILFQFYLLGRVRALCPSLHPLAQSSLNGLIFGLVHATDLEIMLLAALGGTLWSWLYLRDRRLWPLAVSHALVGTTFYYWVYGYDLASRWSAFLRSLLG
- a CDS encoding TM2 domain-containing protein, which produces MRYRSHLAELKTTLSAHQLEVLNSEMVRLHKSALTAYALWLVLSWFGVHHFYLERPWKAIAYILAFTVGAAGLVLGFLLSWVMDETWSLAFRGAAVGGGLVLAGWWFVDLVTLHKQVERYNEEMEAQVIEALREPGGPPRPEQRSRPWPLYLNN
- the nuoI gene encoding NADH-quinone oxidoreductase subunit NuoI: MSTRWDRLRAWARRLLLYEIVMSMATTLRHLLFYKPFTVQYPHEKPLLPESFRGMLALLRYDDGTEKCVGCDLCEAACPSRVITVTSAEVPGEPTKRYAKAYTMDMTRCLFCGLCVTACPVDALGMTREYEWSVYDKRDLVLNKQQLLAIGDRAFPAREKRLEFQHLNVAVFNVAFQNHPPKRFEDHPVAQNRSE